A stretch of DNA from Mycobacteriales bacterium:
ACCTGGATGCCGGGGCCCATGGTCGTGGTGAACGTGATCTTCTTGAGGTACTTCCCCTTGGCCGCGGACGGCTTCGCGCGGACGACCTCGTCGAGGGCGGCGGCGTAGTTCTCGACGAGCTGCTGCTCGGAGAACGACGCCTTGCCGATGACGAGGTGCAGGTTGCCCTGCTTGTCGACGCGGTAGTTGATCTTGCCGCCCTTGATGTCGGTGACGGCCTTGCCGACGTCGTTGGTGACGGTGCCGGTCTTCGGGTTCGGCATGTGGCCGCGCGGGCCGAGGATGCGGGCGATCTTGCCGACCTTGCCCATGAGGTCGGGCGTCGCGATGGCCGCCTCGAAGTCGACGTAGCCGCCCTGCACGCGCTCGATCAGGTCGTCGCTGCCGACGACGTCCGCGCCCGCGGCCTGCGCCTCGGCGGCCTTGTCGCCGGTCGCGAAGACGACGACGCGCGCCGTCTTGCCGGTGCCGTGCGGGAGGGAGACCGTGCCGCGGACCATCTGGTCCGCCTTGCGCGGGTCGACACCGAGCCGGATCGCCACCTCGACGGTCGGGTCGAACTTCGTCGTCACGGTCTGCTTGACGAGCTTCGTGGCCTCGAGCGGGCTGTAGATGCGGTCCCGGTCGATGAGCTCCGCGGCCTTCTTGTACGCCTTGCTGCGCTGCACCATGGGTGCGTTCTCCTTCGTCGTGGTCCGGCGGGCGCGGACGGTCCGCGCCCTCCCACCGGTCGCGCGCTAGTCGCGGACCGTGATGCCCATCGAACGGGCGGTGCCGCGGACGATCTGCTCCGCGGCGTCGAGGTCGTTGGCGTTGAGGTCGGGCAGCTTGGTCTGCGCGATCTCGCGGACCTGGTCGGCGGTGACGGTCGCGACCTTGGTCTTGTGCGGCTCGCCGGAGCCCTTCTCGACACCGGCCGCCTTGAGCAGCAGCTTCGCGGCGGGCGGCGTCTTCGTGACGAAGGTGAACGACCGGTCCTCGAACACGCTGATCTCGACCGGCACGACCATGCCGCGCTGCGCCTCGGTCTGCGCGTTGTACTGCTTGCAGAACTCCATGATGTTCACGCCGTGCTGGCCCAGGGCGGGGCCGACCGGCGGCGCGGGAGTCGCGGCGCCCGCGTTGATCTGGAGCTTGATGATCGCCGCGAGCTTCTTCTTGGGAGGCATGGCTTCCTTCTAGATCTTCGAGACCTGGTTGTACGACAGCTCGACCGGGGTCTCCCGGCCGAAGATCGAGACCAGCACCTTGAGCTTCTGGTGGTCGGTGTTGATCTCGCTGATGGTGGCCGGGAGCGTCGCGAACGGCCCGTCCATCACGGTGACGGACTCGCCGATCTCGAAGTCGACCTTGCTCGGGACGACGACCTTCTTCTCCTTGACCGGGGCGAGGATCTTGAGCACCTCGGCCTTGGTCAGCGGGCTGGGCCGGCTGGTCTGCCCGACGAAGCCGGTGACGCCGGGGGTGTTGCGCACCGCCGACCACGACTCGTCGGTCAGGTCCATGCGGACGAGGAGGTAGCCGGGGAAGACCTTCTGCTGCACGGTCTGCCGCTTGCCGCCCTTGACCTGCGTGACCTCCTCGGTCGGGACCTCGATCTGGAAGATGTAGTCCTCCATGTTGAGCGAGGTGATCCGGGTCTCGAGGTTGGCCTTCACCTTGTTCTCGTAGCCGGCGTAGGAGTGGACGACGTACCACTCGCCGGGGAGGTTCTCCAGGGCGCCGGCTATGTCCTCGTCGTCGTCCTCCTCCTCCGCGACGGCGGGGGCCGGGGCCTCCTCGGGCGCCAGGTCGCCGGAGGCGTTCGGCTCGCCGGCGGCGGGCGCGGCGGCGACGAGGTCGGCCGCGCTCGGCTCGTCGTCGGCGTCGGCCGAGGCGGGCGGCGCGACCGGGTCGGCCGGCGCGGGGGCGGTGTCCATGAGCGGCTGCGCGAACGGCGACTCCAGCGCGGCCGCGGGCGGCGCGGCGGCGGGCGCAGGCTCGTCGTCGGCGACCGCGACCGGCTCCGGCGTGGGCGCGTCGGCCGGCTCCTCCGCCGTCTCGGCGGCGG
This window harbors:
- the rplK gene encoding 50S ribosomal protein L11 gives rise to the protein MPPKKKLAAIIKLQINAGAATPAPPVGPALGQHGVNIMEFCKQYNAQTEAQRGMVVPVEISVFEDRSFTFVTKTPPAAKLLLKAAGVEKGSGEPHKTKVATVTADQVREIAQTKLPDLNANDLDAAEQIVRGTARSMGITVRD
- the nusG gene encoding transcription termination/antitermination protein NusG, with product MDTAPAPADPVAPPASADADDEPSAADLVAAAPAAGEPNASGDLAPEEAPAPAVAEEEDDDEDIAGALENLPGEWYVVHSYAGYENKVKANLETRITSLNMEDYIFQIEVPTEEVTQVKGGKRQTVQQKVFPGYLLVRMDLTDESWSAVRNTPGVTGFVGQTSRPSPLTKAEVLKILAPVKEKKVVVPSKVDFEIGESVTVMDGPFATLPATISEINTDHQKLKVLVSIFGRETPVELSYNQVSKI
- the rplA gene encoding 50S ribosomal protein L1, whose protein sequence is MVQRSKAYKKAAELIDRDRIYSPLEATKLVKQTVTTKFDPTVEVAIRLGVDPRKADQMVRGTVSLPHGTGKTARVVVFATGDKAAEAQAAGADVVGSDDLIERVQGGYVDFEAAIATPDLMGKVGKIARILGPRGHMPNPKTGTVTNDVGKAVTDIKGGKINYRVDKQGNLHLVIGKASFSEQQLVENYAAALDEVVRAKPSAAKGKYLKKITFTTTMGPGIQVDTNKQRNLMEDPAAPA